The following coding sequences are from one candidate division Zixibacteria bacterium HGW-Zixibacteria-1 window:
- a CDS encoding dipeptidase: MYPKTFLDKNKETRINELFEFLRFPSVSAKSENKKDVLACARWLADHLNKKVGIESKIMPTAGHPVVYGSKVSSPDKLTVLYYGHYDVQPPEPLGLWKTEPFNPIIDGDYIIARGSTDDKGQLLTHLKALEAYHATGTELPVNIKLLIEGEEESGAENLAKFVEENADMLKADIIVVSDGSQFDKDKPAVTYGLRGVTSVELKITGPDRDLHSGGFGGSVPNPVNVLARVIAAMHDDDGKVLVDGFYDDVMPISDWERKQFAKLPFDKKDYLKKVGCKGLHGEKGYSVYEQIWARPTLDVNGIMGGYQGEGGKTIIPSWALAKITMRLVPNQKADDICDKFEKFVKKVCPDYVECEVYKHGGAAAVVVPTEGPWLEASARAIKTGFGIEPVFTKEGGSIPIVGTFKNVLGVDTLLLGWGQNDDNAHSPNERFSVNDFHRGCYAGLALIEELAKVKV, from the coding sequence ATGTATCCCAAAACTTTTCTGGACAAGAATAAAGAGACAAGAATTAACGAACTCTTTGAATTTTTAAGATTTCCATCGGTTTCAGCCAAAAGTGAAAACAAGAAAGACGTGCTTGCTTGCGCCCGGTGGCTGGCCGATCACCTGAATAAAAAAGTCGGCATCGAATCGAAAATCATGCCCACCGCCGGTCATCCGGTAGTTTATGGCAGCAAAGTCAGTTCGCCCGACAAGCTGACAGTACTCTATTACGGGCACTATGATGTTCAGCCGCCGGAGCCACTGGGGCTCTGGAAGACCGAGCCGTTTAACCCGATTATCGATGGTGATTACATTATCGCCCGGGGATCAACCGATGATAAGGGCCAGCTCCTGACTCATCTCAAAGCTCTCGAAGCCTATCATGCCACCGGCACCGAATTGCCGGTAAACATCAAGCTCCTGATAGAGGGTGAAGAGGAATCCGGGGCGGAGAATCTGGCTAAGTTCGTGGAGGAAAACGCGGACATGCTCAAGGCCGACATTATTGTCGTTTCCGACGGCTCTCAGTTCGATAAAGACAAGCCGGCTGTTACCTATGGACTGCGCGGCGTCACCTCGGTTGAACTTAAAATAACCGGCCCCGACCGGGATCTCCACTCGGGGGGGTTCGGCGGTTCGGTCCCGAATCCGGTCAATGTGCTGGCCAGGGTAATTGCCGCCATGCATGATGATGACGGCAAAGTGCTGGTGGACGGCTTTTATGATGATGTCATGCCGATCAGCGACTGGGAGAGAAAGCAGTTCGCCAAACTGCCGTTCGACAAAAAGGATTATCTGAAAAAGGTCGGCTGCAAGGGGCTCCATGGCGAAAAAGGATATTCGGTTTATGAGCAAATCTGGGCTCGCCCGACTTTGGATGTCAACGGTATTATGGGCGGCTACCAGGGTGAGGGCGGCAAGACGATTATTCCGTCATGGGCGCTGGCCAAAATAACCATGCGCCTGGTGCCCAATCAAAAGGCCGATGATATCTGCGACAAATTCGAGAAATTCGTAAAAAAAGTCTGCCCCGACTATGTCGAATGCGAAGTTTATAAACATGGCGGCGCCGCGGCCGTGGTCGTACCAACCGAAGGCCCCTGGCTGGAAGCGTCCGCCAGAGCCATTAAAACCGGGTTCGGCATCGAACCGGTATTCACCAAGGAGGGCGGCTCGATTCCGATTGTGGGGACCTTCAAAAATGTTCTGGGCGTCGACACGCTCCTGCTCGGATGGGGACAGAATGATGACAACGCTCATTCGCCCAATGAAAGATTCTCGGTCAATGACTTTCACCGTGGCTGTTATGCCGGACTGGCGCTGATTGAAGAACTTGCCAAAGTAAAGGTGTAA
- a CDS encoding TIGR00730 family Rossman fold protein — translation MKPEKKDYWNNNGDEKLHTDRDLWSIFRIMSEFVEGYDTLRYLHPAVSIFGSSALPKESKYYNYAREIARKLSDAGFAIITGGGPSIMEAANLGAWEGKSKSVGLNIDIPSEQVANPYQNISLDFRYFFARKVMFVKYASAFVIMPGGFGTLDELFESLTLIQTRKVMHFPVVLFGSEFWGGLIDWIISSPIKTGTLSKEDLSIFSMTDSTDEVVRIIKEGYEKVKRSKAI, via the coding sequence ATGAAGCCCGAAAAAAAAGATTATTGGAATAATAATGGTGACGAAAAACTGCATACCGACCGCGATTTGTGGTCGATATTCAGGATAATGTCGGAATTTGTCGAGGGTTACGACACCCTGCGCTACTTGCACCCAGCCGTTTCGATTTTCGGCTCATCGGCGCTTCCCAAAGAATCCAAGTATTATAATTATGCCCGGGAGATTGCCCGGAAACTGTCCGATGCCGGCTTTGCCATTATCACCGGCGGCGGGCCGAGTATTATGGAAGCGGCCAATCTGGGCGCCTGGGAAGGCAAATCGAAATCGGTCGGCCTGAATATCGACATCCCCTCGGAGCAGGTTGCCAACCCCTACCAGAATATCTCGCTCGATTTCAGATATTTCTTCGCCCGCAAAGTAATGTTTGTCAAATACGCTTCGGCCTTTGTTATCATGCCGGGAGGATTCGGGACGCTCGATGAGCTGTTCGAATCGCTGACCCTGATTCAAACCCGCAAGGTCATGCATTTCCCGGTGGTTCTGTTTGGTTCCGAATTCTGGGGCGGCCTGATCGACTGGATTATTTCCAGCCCGATCAAAACGGGGACCCTTTCCAAAGAGGATCTTTCGATTTTCTCAATGACAGACAGCACCGACGAAGTGGTGCGGATTATCAAGGAGGGCTACGAGAAGGTCAAACGCTCCAAGGCGATATAA